The following proteins come from a genomic window of Dreissena polymorpha isolate Duluth1 chromosome 1, UMN_Dpol_1.0, whole genome shotgun sequence:
- the LOC127865103 gene encoding uncharacterized protein LOC127865103 encodes MDMLEVRGKSKKNVTACILLTPDVKSAINVLVETRSSSLVSVPRDNPYLFSRLNALTPLSGSRAMHELVRECPGLQRPERITTTLLRKYIATVSQILDMTHGELKLLAKHLGHDVKTHKEYYQLSSSTMELSKVALMLYAVENGKVNEWKGRQMKDIVVEDLPLPIEDEDGHQEESMSTADSEEPGSLTHDRREPSEEPASLTHDRREPSEEPASLTHESMSTAASEGPASLTHDEMRQPNPQGTGTRKGMKRKWASEENICFMNFFRDELREKIMPSGSKIMGSLKILTGRTVAQIRARVHNIIMKKQKWKKNC; translated from the exons ATGGACATGCTTGAAGTGCGTGGAAAATCAAAGAAGAATGTGACAGCATGTATATTATTAACTCCAGATGTAAAATCAGCTATAAATGTCCTGGTGGAGACAAGAAGTAGTTCATTGGTATCAGTTCCAAGAGACAATCCCTATCTTTTCTCCAGATTAAATGCTCTTACTCCATTATCTGGCAGTCGAGCTATGCATGAATTGGTTCGAGAATGCCCGGGACTGCAGAGGCCTGAAAGGATAACAACAACCTTATTGAGAAAATACATTGCTACAGTGTCACAG attcttgacatgactcatggtgaactaaaattgcttgcaaagcatctgggacatgatgtgaagacacacaaggaatattatcagttgtcttccagtaccatggaactctcaaag GTTGCCCTGATGTTGTATGCTGTTGAAAATGGTAAAGTCAATGAGTGGAAGGGAAGGCAGATGAAGGACATAGTAGTAGAAG atttacctcttccaattgaagacgaagatggccatcaagaag agtccatgtcaactgctgacagtgaagagccaggcagtctgacccatgataggagggagccaagtgaagagccagccagtctgacccatgataggagggagccaagtgaagagccagccagtctgacccatg agtccatgtcaactgctgccagtgaagggccagccagtctgacccatgatgaaatgaggcagccaaatcctcaag ggacagggacaagaaaaggaatgaaacgaaagtgggccagcgaagagaacatatgtttcatgaacttttttagagatgaattaagagaaaaaataatgccatctggctcaaaaataatggggtccctaaaaatacttaccggaagaacagtggcccagataagggcaagggtccataacattattatgaaaaaacaaaaatggaaaaagaattgttga